Part of the Lysobacter enzymogenes genome is shown below.
TCCTTGGCGAAGTCGGCCGAGACGATCAGGCCGACGTCGTGGTCCTGGCTCTGCACCGCCGCGTCGAGGTCCTTCGGCGCCGGCACCGCGACGATGTTCTGGGTGGCGAGGAACTTGATCAGGTTCGGCGCGCGTTCGGCGCCGACCACCGGCACTTTGAGCGCGTTGTCGAGCTGGGTGCGGGCGCGGTTCTCGGCCAGCGAGCCCATGCCCAGCATCAGCAGCGGATACAGCAGCGGGCCCATCAGCAAGGTGATCGCGAGGGTGCGGCGGTCGCGCGAGATGTCGAGCAGTTCCTTGCGCACCACCGACCAGAACGCGGCGAAGGGATTGACGTTCATGCGTGCAGGCCCTCGTCGCTGCCGATCGCCTTGACGAAGGCGTCTTCCAGATTGTCCTCGCCGGTCTGCGCGCGCAGTTCGTCGGCGCTGCCGGCGGCCACTACTTGGCCCTTGGCGATGATGACGACGCGGTCGCACAGCGCCGCCACCTCTTGCATGATGTGGCTGGAGAAGATCACGCAGCGTCCTTCCTCGCGCAGTCCGCGCAAAAAGCCGCGCATCGCGCGGGTGGTCATCACGTCCAGGCCGTTGGTGGGTTCGTCCAGGATCACGTTGCGCGGGTCGTGCACCAGCGCGCGGGCGATCGCGGTCTTGGTGCGCTGGCCTTGCGAGAAGCCTTCGGTCTGGCGGTCGAGGATGTCGCCCATGTCGAGCGCGCGCGCCAGCTCGGCGGTGCGCCGTTCGATCTGGGCGCGGCTCAGGCCGTGCAGTTCGCCGAAGTAGGCGATGTTCTCGCGCGCGGTCAGGCGCTTGTACACGCCGCGCGCGTCCGGCAGCACGCCGAGCGCGCGGCGCACCGCGGCCGGGTCCTTGGCCGCGTCGACGCCGTCCACGCGCACTTCGCCGCGGTCGGGACGCATCAGGGTGTAGAGCATGCGCAAGGTGGTGGTCTTGCCGGCGCCGTTGGGGCCGAGCAGCCCGGTGATTTCGCCGTCGCGCGCTTCGAAATCGACGCCTTGCACGGCATCGACGGTGCCGGTCTTGGTCTTGAAGGATTTATGCAGGTCGTGGGCGGTGATCATGGCTTCTGGTCGCGAATGGGGAATGGAGAATCGGCAGTCGGCAAAGGCAACGGGGCGCGCCAAGCAGCGAGGGAAGCAGACCAGCGCGATGCGGCGCGCCTTCTCGATTCCCTGTTCCCCATTCCCGATTCCCGGCTCCTACGGCTCCCACCCGGTGAAGGAAACGAACGGCGGCACGTAACCCAGCGTATCCAGGCAGCGCGCATCGAGCTTCTTGGCGTCGCCGCTTTCCAGGAACTGGCCGAGCAGCTTCGGCGTGCAGCCGACCCGCAGCGCGCCGTGGCCCTGGCCGCGCAGCACCAGATGGCGGCCGTTCGGCAGATGCTTGAGCACCTGCTCGCCGTAGCGCGGCGGCGTCACCGGATCGAGTTCGCCCGACAGCAGCAGCACCGGCAGGTCCGAGCGCAGCGGTTCGTGGAAATTCTTCGGCCGCGTGCCGGTCGGCCAGACCTTGCACTGCGCGGTCAGCGCGTCGGTCATGGCGTTGCCGAGCACGGTGTCCTTGTCGGCCGGATCGGCGACGAACAGGTCGGCGTCCTCGGCGCAGGTCACCGACAGCTGCATGCCGTAGTTGAGTTCCTCGCTGAGCTGGCCGCCGATCATCTTCGACAGCGCCAGCAGCGGCGCGTAGCGGCCCTGGTCGGCTTCCGACAGCACCAGCGGCAGCAGCGAGGCGGCTTCGGGCTGGTACGAGAACATCCGCGTGAGCATCGCCACGTGGCCGGCGCTGATGCGTTCGCGGCGCGGCTCGCCGGTCGACGGGTCGCGGTAGTCGACTTCGACCGGGTTGGCCTGCAGCCGCGCCATCAGCCGGCGCAGCTGCTCGCGCGGCTCGGCGCCGAAGCGCGCGCGGCAGGCCGGCGTCTGCTGGCACAGCTTGAACTGCTGGGCCAGCGCGTTGTCGAGGTTGCGCGCGTGTTCGCTGCCGAGCACCAGTTCGTTCGGCGCGACGCCGTCGAGCACCACCGCGCGGGTGTGCTGCGGATAACGTCCGGCGTACTGCTGGGCCACGCGGGTGCCGTAGGACACGCCGACCAGGTCGACCTTGGCCGCGCCGATCGCCGCGCGCACCGCGTCGAGGTCGGCGATCGCGTCGGTGGTGGTGAAGTAGCGCGCATCGACCTTGAGGTGCTGCGCGCAGCGGCGCACCGCCTCGGTCGCGGCGGCCATCTGCGCGGCCTCGTTCTGGCCGTCGTCGTCCTGCGGCACCGCCTCGGCGCAGGTCAGCGGGGTCGACTTGCCGGTGCCGCGCTGATCGACCAGCACGATGTTGCGGCGCTTGCGCACGTCGCGGAACGCCGCGTCGACCAGCGGCCACGACGCGGTCGCGGCCTGGCCGGGGCCGCCGGCGAGGAAGAACACCGGATCGTCCTCGGCCGCGGCGCTGTCGGTCGACGGCAGCCAGGCCAGGTTGAGCTCGATCTTGCGGCCGTTGGGCTGGGCGTGGTTCTCCGGCACCTGGAAGCGTGCGCACTGGGCCGCGATGGTGCCGGTCGCGAACGGCGAGGCCAGGGTGCAGGGTTCGAACGCGATCGCGCCGTAGCGGCGCTTGAGCGCGCCGCCGTTGCCGCCGCCGGCGTTGCTGTCGCAGCCGGCCAGCGCCAGGGCCGCGAACGCGGCGGCCAGCGCGATGGCCGCGCGCAGCGGCCGGGGGTGCTTGCAATCGATGGGCATGTTGCGTGGTCTCGTCGCCAGGCGGTTTCGCCTGCAAGAATGACAGACCCCGGTGGCGGGAAGAATGTGACCGCCCGGCGCGGTGAATCTTTCAACGGCTGTCGGGCCGCGCTGCGGCTGGGCCGAAAGCGGCGCGTCTGAAGGCTCTCCCACAACAGCCGAAGCCCGATGGCCTGCCGGCGCTTGTGAGCGGGCCTTCAGGCCCGACGCCCTTGTACCCGCCGCCGCGCCCTTACTTCGACGAAACGTACTTCTCGCGCCGGATCTGCGGCACCGCCAACCCATACCCCTTCAACGCCTCGAAACAGGCGTCGACCATGTTCGGATTGCCGCACAGATAAGCGATGTCGCCGTTGCCGTCGGGCGCGAACTCGGCCAGGAACTGCTGCACATAACCGTGGCGCACGTCCGGATGCGGGTCGGCCGGCAGCTCGCGCGAGAAGCACGGCACGAAGCGGAAGCCCGGCACGCGCTCGGCGAACGCGCGGAACTCGTCGCCGTACAGCAGTTCTTCCGGGGTGCGCGCGCCGAACAGCAGCACGACCTGGATACCGCGTTCGCGGATCTGCCGTTCCAGCTGCGGCAGCATCGCCCGGTACGGGGTCACGCCGGTGCCGGTGGCGATCAGCAGGTAGCGGCGGTTGGCGTCGGCCGGCATCAGGCAGAAGCGCCCGAACGGGCCGCTGGCCTGGACCGCCTCGCCTTCGCGCAGGCCTTCGAACAGCGCGGTGGCAGCGCCGCCGGCGACGTAGCTGACCGCGATCTCGACGGTTTCGCCCGGGCCCATCGCATGGTCGTGGATCGTCGCCAGCGAATAGCTGCGCTTGGTCGCGGTGCCGTCGGCGTACTGGAAGTGGACCTGGATGAATTGTCCGGGGATGTAGTCCAGCGGTTCGCCGTCGTCGCGCTGAAGCACGTAATGGCCCACGGTCGGCGCCAGCATGCGGCGCGAGACGAGCTTGAGCGGGAATTGCTTCATTCGACGGAGTTCTCGCTGAGCGCCCGGCCGGAGCCGGGCGCGGAAAGGGGGTCGGCCGTGCCGCAGGGGCGGGCGAAGCGACCGGCTGCGCAAACTCCGGGCGGGCCGGGCGCTTTCGCGCCGCCGCAATCGGGGCGTCCGCAACAGTCTGTGGCCGGAGTGCCGCCACGCGGCCGCCTATACTAAGCCATTCGCCGCGAGGCCCGCGGCCAGCGACCGAGACCCTCACGCAATGACCCAGCCAACGGCCCCCGCCACGGGCCCCCGGTCCGCCACGGCCAGCAGCGCCGCGGCCGTCCCCGCCACGGTCGGTTCCCCCGCCGCCGCCGTGCCCGCCTTGCGCGTGCGCGACCTGCGCAAGACCTACGACAACAACGTGCAGGCGCTCAAGGGCGTGTCCCTGGACGTCGCCGAAGGCGACTTCTTCGCCCTGCTCGGCCCCAACGGCGCCGGCAAGTCGACCCTGATCGGCATCGTCAGTTCGCTGGTCAACCTCAGCGACGGCTCGGTCGAGATCTTCGGCACCGACCTGCAGCGCCGGCGCGACGCGGCGATGCGGCTGATCGGCCTGGTGCCGCAGGAAATCAACTTCAACATGTTCGAGAAGCCGCTCGACATCCTGGTCAACTACGCCGGCTTCTACGGCGTGCCGCGCGCGCAAGCGCTGGCGCGCGCCGAGGAGGAACTCAAGCGCGCGCAGCTGTGGGACAAGGCCGACAAGATGAGCCGCACGCTGTCGGGCGGCATGAAGCGCCGGCTGATGATCGCGCGGGCGATGATGACCCGGCCGCGCCTGCTGATCCTCGACGAACCCACCGCCGGCGTCGACATCGAAATCCGCCGCGGCATGTGGAAGACCCTGCGCGAGATCAACGCCGCGGGCACCACGATCATCCTGACCACGCATTACCTGGAAGAAGCCGAGAGCCTGTGCCGCAACCTGGCGATCATCGACC
Proteins encoded:
- a CDS encoding ATP-binding cassette domain-containing protein, which gives rise to MITAHDLHKSFKTKTGTVDAVQGVDFEARDGEITGLLGPNGAGKTTTLRMLYTLMRPDRGEVRVDGVDAAKDPAAVRRALGVLPDARGVYKRLTARENIAYFGELHGLSRAQIERRTAELARALDMGDILDRQTEGFSQGQRTKTAIARALVHDPRNVILDEPTNGLDVMTTRAMRGFLRGLREEGRCVIFSSHIMQEVAALCDRVVIIAKGQVVAAGSADELRAQTGEDNLEDAFVKAIGSDEGLHA
- a CDS encoding alpha/beta hydrolase encodes the protein MPIDCKHPRPLRAAIALAAAFAALALAGCDSNAGGGNGGALKRRYGAIAFEPCTLASPFATGTIAAQCARFQVPENHAQPNGRKIELNLAWLPSTDSAAAEDDPVFFLAGGPGQAATASWPLVDAAFRDVRKRRNIVLVDQRGTGKSTPLTCAEAVPQDDDGQNEAAQMAAATEAVRRCAQHLKVDARYFTTTDAIADLDAVRAAIGAAKVDLVGVSYGTRVAQQYAGRYPQHTRAVVLDGVAPNELVLGSEHARNLDNALAQQFKLCQQTPACRARFGAEPREQLRRLMARLQANPVEVDYRDPSTGEPRRERISAGHVAMLTRMFSYQPEAASLLPLVLSEADQGRYAPLLALSKMIGGQLSEELNYGMQLSVTCAEDADLFVADPADKDTVLGNAMTDALTAQCKVWPTGTRPKNFHEPLRSDLPVLLLSGELDPVTPPRYGEQVLKHLPNGRHLVLRGQGHGALRVGCTPKLLGQFLESGDAKKLDARCLDTLGYVPPFVSFTGWEP
- a CDS encoding ferredoxin--NADP reductase, which codes for MKQFPLKLVSRRMLAPTVGHYVLQRDDGEPLDYIPGQFIQVHFQYADGTATKRSYSLATIHDHAMGPGETVEIAVSYVAGGAATALFEGLREGEAVQASGPFGRFCLMPADANRRYLLIATGTGVTPYRAMLPQLERQIRERGIQVVLLFGARTPEELLYGDEFRAFAERVPGFRFVPCFSRELPADPHPDVRHGYVQQFLAEFAPDGNGDIAYLCGNPNMVDACFEALKGYGLAVPQIRREKYVSSK
- a CDS encoding ABC transporter ATP-binding protein, translated to MRDLRKTYDNNVQALKGVSLDVAEGDFFALLGPNGAGKSTLIGIVSSLVNLSDGSVEIFGTDLQRRRDAAMRLIGLVPQEINFNMFEKPLDILVNYAGFYGVPRAQALARAEEELKRAQLWDKADKMSRTLSGGMKRRLMIARAMMTRPRLLILDEPTAGVDIEIRRGMWKTLREINAAGTTIILTTHYLEEAESLCRNLAIIDQGRIVQQGPMKALLAMLDVEGFLLDIDGVLPAALPQIEGATLLAADDHTLDLEMPRAMDLNRVFAALGEAGIRVRSMRTKSNRLEELFVRMIAPPSAAATGSAA